Part of the Thermodesulfovibrionales bacterium genome, GAGAACCGAGGCTCAAGCAACATGGAAGTGCGATCACGCGTTTTGACTTCTCCTCGGACTTATGCCTTCCCGCGGGTGCAATGGCCTTGTTCACTCCCGCTCAGCACGTGATGAAAAATCTTCCTGCCGATGCCGGCCATGAAAACATGAAGGAGGAATGCCGATGAAGAAAATCTTTGTTCTCGACACCAATGTCCTGATCCATGATCCAGCCTCGATCTTCACGTTCGGAAACAATGACATCGTGATACCCTTTACGGTGATAGAAGAACTTGACAGGCATAAGAAAGGACATGGCGAAATAGCCGCCTCTGCGCGGCAGGTGCTCAGGACGTTGGACGCATTGAGGGAAAGGGGGCCTCTGCCGTCAGGCATAATGATGGATTCGGGAGGGGTCATTTCCGTGAGCCTGCCTGCAAATAAGCCATCCGCACAGTTCTGGAACAACGGAGGAGAAGACAACCAGATTATAAAGACGGCTCTCTGCTTAACGGAGAAGAAGCTGCGTGATGAGGCAGGGAGCCTTGTTCCCGTTATCCTCGTTTCGAAGGATACAGCGGTGAGGATCAAGGCGGAGTCGCTCGGCATCAGGGTCGAGGACTACATGAACGACAAGACATTGCTCTTTCAGCAATACGGCAGAGTCCTCGTAAACGGAGATAATACGAATGGCATAAGGTCCGCGAGATACCTCCAATCTGAAAGTAGTCTCTACAAGTTAACGGGAGGCGATAATTTGAGGCTCGTAAAACGGGCAAAGGAGAGGATGGGCATCGCCCATCAGAACATTGAACAGGAATGCGCATTGGACGCCCTTGCCGATCCCGAAACAGAGATCGTGGCACTGACGGGAAATGCAGGAACCGGCAAGACCCTTCTCGCACTCGCTGCCGGGCTGCATCAGACATCACAGGTAGTAAAGTAAACGTCCCTCTATGAACAGGTGATCGTCTCTCGACCTGTTGTCCCGATGGGCAAAGACATAGGGTACCTCCCCGGAGATGTGGAAGAGAAGCTCACCCCATGGATGCAGCCGATTTTCGACAACCTCGAAGTAATCTTAAACACGCCGAAAGGAATCGTGAAAGATAAAACGAACACCGCGAGCATAAAGAGTTATCAATACCTGATGGATGCGGGGTTTCTCCAGGTCGAACCGCTCACCTATATCAGGGGGAGAAGCCTTCCGATGAGGTATTTCATCATAGACGAGGCGCAGAACCTGCGGCCCGTCGACGTCAAGACAATCGTGACGAGGTGCGGCGAGGGGACAAAAATCATCTTCACCGGCGACCTCGACCAGATCGATACTCCGTATCTCGATAAATCAAGTAACGGCCTCGCCTATCTCATAAGCCGCTTCATAAACGAAGAAAACTTCTGTTTCCTGAACCTCACGGACGGCGTGAGATCCCGGTTGGCAAAGCAGGGGGCGAGATTGTTGTAGCGCCTTCCGGTCGCTGCGAGACGGCACTCTCTCCTTCGCCTCGAGAGATTCATGATGGCGGAATCAGCATCCCCTAAATTTCACATCCCTTTCATATTCCTGTAACAGAGAGAAGTTTATATTTGATGATGAGACTGTTCAGGAAAGTTATCGACATAATCGTGACCTTGATGATTCCGCTCGTAATCCTTGCACTCATGATAGGGATTGCGAGGATATTCCTCGATTTGAGAGCAGTCTTCAAGAGTCCGACCATAGCAATCGGGTTCGACATCATGGTAACAAACATCCTCTCGATGTTCGTGGTGATGGAGCTGCTCAAAGGGATCATCGAATATTTTGAGATACACAGGGTGAAAATAACCTTTATTACCGATGCCGCAATGGTTTTCATCCTCAGGGAAATCATGATCGGCATTTACGAACATACCATGGGATGGACGGAAATACTTTCGATTTCAGGGCTTCTCATCGTCGTCGGCGGCATTCGGACGATGGCGATCGTCTATTCACCGGATAAAAACAAGGAGGCGGCGATACATGAGCAGGGAATGTGTTGAGCGAATAGAGACGATAATCGTAACGGTGATATTGATGGCCGGTATTTTGCTCATCGGGCTCCACTGGAGATGAGGTGGCTGCCTGAGGCCCTCATTCCGGGCGATGGCAAATGCC contains:
- a CDS encoding phosphate-starvation-inducible PsiE family protein produces the protein MMRLFRKVIDIIVTLMIPLVILALMIGIARIFLDLRAVFKSPTIAIGFDIMVTNILSMFVVMELLKGIIEYFEIHRVKITFITDAAMVFILREIMIGIYEHTMGWTEILSISGLLIVVGGIRTMAIVYSPDKNKEAAIHEQGMC